The Pseudomonas sp. SCA2728.1_7 DNA segment TCGCCAGCATGGCCTGGGCCATGAACTGGTGCAGGCGGCCATTGCCGAAGCGCAAAACCATCCGGCGCTGAAACTGCTCCAGCTCACCGTCACCGCCGGCAATGACGCCGCGTTCAACCTCTATCAGCGCTGCGGCTTCATCCAGTTCGGCCTCGAACCATTAGCGGTGCGGGTGGGTGAAGACTACTTCGACAAGATCCACATGTGGCGCGAGATCTGATTTCACACTGATCCCTGTGGGAGCGAGCCTGCTCGCGAAAGCGATGTGTCAGTCAGCAACGTTGGCAACTGACCGATTGCATTCGCGAGCAGGCTCGCTCCCACAGAGTTCGCGCTGTACTTGACTCAGCGCACGGCGCTGACACCATCCAGCGTCGAGAACGACGTGTCTTTCGCCGTCAGCAGAAAATCGCGCATGTACGGTGCATCGAGCATGTCGGTACGAATCGCCGCGTACAACGTCGCGAACAAGCCTTTTTCCCCCAGCCGTTTACCTTTCACGTAACCGCGCGAGCTGTACTCGTGCAGCGCCCAGTGCGGCATGCCGCAGACGCCACGGCCGCTGGCGACCAGTTGCATCATCATCACCGTCAGCTCTGAAGTGCGCACCTGTGCCGGCTCGATATCGGCCGGTTCCAAGAAGCGCGTGAAGATATCGAGGCGATCGCGTTCCACCGGGTAGGTGATCAGCGTTTCCGTGAGCAAGTCTTCGGGGACGATGTACGGTTTGCTCGCCAATGCGTGCTGATTGGCCAAGGCCAGCATGGCTTCATAAGTGAACAGCGGCACATAGGTGATGCCAGCGATTTCCAGTGGATCAGACGTCACCACCAGATCCAGATCGCCACGGGCCAGCGCCGGCAGCGGTGCGAAGGCGAACCCCGAGGCGAGGTCGAGTTCGACTTCCGGCCAGGCATCGCGGAACTGGTCGATGGTCGGCATCAGCCACTGGAAACA contains these protein-coding regions:
- the metR gene encoding transcriptional regulator MetR, which produces MLEIRHLKTLHALREADSLVDAADRLHLTQSALSHQFKELEERLGMALFVRKTKPVRFTSAGLRLLQLADATLPLLRAAERDIGRLAGGTAGRLHMAIECHSCFQWLMPTIDQFRDAWPEVELDLASGFAFAPLPALARGDLDLVVTSDPLEIAGITYVPLFTYEAMLALANQHALASKPYIVPEDLLTETLITYPVERDRLDIFTRFLEPADIEPAQVRTSELTVMMMQLVASGRGVCGMPHWALHEYSSRGYVKGKRLGEKGLFATLYAAIRTDMLDAPYMRDFLLTAKDTSFSTLDGVSAVR